The following coding sequences are from one Plasmodium knowlesi strain H genome assembly, chromosome: 9 window:
- a CDS encoding AP2 domain transcription factor, putative, which translates to MKKDLNKRPVRARRKKTMNSLYYNSDYSNDLNSEESKGRVSFLKNGEASDEYETSGTNRTKEQRKYHDMYNPNQRVGDNPMMNDLHVNSIISHENKKSVFFDDSNNLKDSSDNEKRMRIKNHRAQNEEILNLKNEVKMEHNGSNNSLRADKGKSYNPGTNGSSKANCNRAKHLSNSSENNYAKMAEKLPHVVGVRFDKSQNRWLSGICINGRCINRYFPVYKYGFEEARRLAIQHRKNFETANLGHLKKQQGESKTSHLNLLNINSQIPNGFKDIQGKNKLIFKYLSYDSIQKEWVVTYDYDNKVLVNKFPVDIYGYNNAYEMAVQCINRLTVCNQDKMCKNVNQDASQNGNQNGGANGGQIAKMFKGENMKGLIASENDLSEQGGVGSSSLEQRKEKTSKLFNLANKLLTTPIDSGEMNGLISHHENNIYNGGNKHFLGGEYNNNTYSEYLSDKKQKVGQSDSDVGNPRSDKSTHPNEYNNFYKNETSFLSNDFHYFNNAVKQLNSTNSANENDEGSDLLARIKGLAPRAYGASNNNNANDSSSSSHFKSDLYNESSYAAVNGSSFPILEDDGITGSDFGSHKNILTNSSSNMAGKSSNEQSSLAYLSSMKKNNDDNSAKLLHLLSTSLISEEDQNTYHLLSNVLKNGNTNNKSIESISTTMNHTLDEEDNAKRAIGVVKWDHLVKSQEYGAVNNNEDYSSSSHNNMNNACSGSSSSSRKKKNPFQGSISGGITDPQIFGAFLKLSGEKDGALDSSINMDDNDQSLEDKPVRNGSRHYGEDIGEGSHIDDNDPTNREEENLAFGQFFQREREGSGHANDDEEHFQNEVEKKQKINEHLNYENILNFNKMIKNLMNNNNNKVEEDDKIIKEMNNLINMTTTSVGDKTDENVTDPNRENEQSSYSACTMNELQSVIRRHVEASMNYDDYITVKDEEDDDVMNVEEEEREDSSPLGDTESENHVQSAQNDTSVNHTSSNGDAVTDNPGSEEDANVVTQEEGKSNGDNSADQDTQREMEGECLEKDVENMTEQKEENDSASSDAMTTMQKEDNSTEEKQVEEKKTKKNHECNEIATKLYPWKKGIQWNKQRNMWVCKLWDESGNEITKHIYVKNKEGVEIGYNYCSKLRMNSFSFYLSSELKKFPSIEEISHDLENLCFVVNYKDEEKKRYSFEGGICRAFEDAVEYLNKRKGEEKSATEHAEKDGEQLDDGVDGADGVDGVDGVDGVDGVDGADGADGADRADRCDGQSQTGAEDEAEGDSQVSVKRGTGENSQTDDNNQTVGSHSPYNIADFVQDERNHAQLDDTFKELKYFECIQKLPSSNTCEQTKLANSLKPWVKGIIWEEKMRKWVVFFKDINKNLRISFFNPCDYNNDVILSYKKCCEYFLQIKKSNNFDENKEDFSESIREFLNNFEFDNTNSEHHLNEDNNEEEDFDERGTGEDLKQSNQHKTLDYYSKNKDHINLGDCTQVNTNYLSKISEMLMSMRKGNNNCNGTTGNEHYDDEEEEQEDAVYRQEFPGLGKMAEKRKFLMMNSGSESNNLSYADPRKLIKFELPNGEVVHSSQNGNDIKGKNTAALLQAYKYATDLASRKGNGKDDLLLTHNSEFFNHMNHTNSIDNENEKTRKRRKANARSIGKGKNGIGDIAENAGAGSDNTESDDANDRNDGNRNSSNSGSMRKGLLMESKKYFDLREGSHLLNGNNDYLLNEEDASYKMDYSGSDRQKKTNRTNEYGYNTTSGTNNSNAYQEDGGATATATTKSSIGGRGIKNEENYDSNFLGGNSMDSNSDIMMHGKNGNSNHINLLKQQQGVVAGGDIAAMLEYVRNNADNATAGSNISTSTTTLNTDLTHSNNSNGKGAGLRNYEKYMSNMENKSINKTNEKLDSLIDNNINVRLPKSEILNQAASLPKLQGMFFDKRRNYWTVSVCGFRKSFGVRTRGVYQAYKLAAEFRNRILETNKGKCYPQKSSSMSSNYKYNLKNTSNNGLIKDEKSSFTHESAAHNMEEENLKKKAMSLCNMGNGNNDKDLVPGGGDPRGIAGIVSAAFGTKGNNNLGYVTSNVYDYLWDKKANGIGGATTSSCSAVCGAVCTGLCTAIGGSSTNCSGTCGGICSGNCSGGKKDLTNNSSTNSVSHDDNFSNLEDDKTNFNGKNNKCNGERRLRGNYYPSKNENGIMSMMTDSNLMHLLNEGTGPTASILAGGETFLKENRTSQLKKLNGHNASSSNSAISNSGGNPANYSPTHIYEVDNINGNQDYYLKGEDGKSELNKLEDLKNGKSNSSSNNVSPNINFTKSGMNSDDGSKTGHVSFAGLDSDDGPNNNLHKISTTFGEQPSHEEPYGKNITHNDQDTHTHNSKALMEVELLNKLISHNIDENLCFSYSNNMAYPGDENYEHGKEDLYKTYNFDGENKSFNFSGLLDETVEERDIRINKEVHKCKFVEGLIYDEANKCFRIKINGYRKAYSVIRRGVKEAYKLSIEAIQQIRRQAQVGGLNSLGIGLNGNSPSSGNLIGGKLNSTSEQGQINSNNLTQLYNSSPENSKHSSLYNYQYKKKQEAHNDFADGMFENAPDVSNNGSTQVDLNREDSLGETKKIPRENSTSFPTLNIDDKYYELLKTAIIICLNDILMNSIPKLFHLYKNISSTTNVKIADVLNNEKKRKEQSIKYHIEYTQNSIGVSSLIPYLRLFSMEILNNVLPSTQSLEIQRQIIHSLDLQTYNTSY; encoded by the exons atgaagaaagattTAAATAAAAGGCCAGTCAGagcgaggaggaagaaaactaTGAATTCGCTTTATTATAACAGCGATTACAGTAATGACTTAAACAGCGAGGAGTCCAAAGGTCGAGTGAGTTTTctaaaaaatggtgaagccTCAGATGAATATGAAACATCGGGGACgaatagaacaaaagaacAGAGAAAATATCATGACATGTATAACCCCAACCAAAGGGTAGGAGACAACCCAATGATGAATGACCTCCATGTCAATTCGATCATATCGcatgagaataaaaaaagtgtgttTTTTGACGATAGTAATAACTTAAAAGATTCAAGTgacaatgaaaaaagaatgagaaTAAAAAACCACAGGGCGCAAAACGAAGAAATTCTAAACTTAaagaatgaagtaaaaatggaacataATGGAAGTAACAACTCACTTAGGGCAGATAAAGGGAAGAGCTACAACCCTGGTACAAATGGTTCGAGCAAAGCAAATTGTAATCGAGCCAAACATTTATCCAATAGCAGTGAAAATAATTATGCCAAAATGGCAGAGAAGTTACCTCACGTAGTTGGTGTTCGATTCGACAAATCACAGAACAGATGGCTTTCCGGCATTTGTATTAATGGAAGGTGCATCAATAGATACTTTCCTGTTTATAAGTATGGGTTCGAAGAAGCCAGACGGCTAGCCATACAGCACAGGAAAAATTTCGAAACGGCTAATTTGGGTCACTTGAAGAAGCAGCAAGGCGAATCGAAAACGTCCCATCTGAATCTTCTGAATATCAATTCGCAAATTCCAAATGGATTTAAAG ATATccaagggaaaaacaaactgATCTTCAAGTACCTGTCGTATGATTCCATCCAAAAGGAGTGGGTAGTCACGTATGACTATGACAATAAGGTCCTGGTTAATAAATTCCCCGTGGATATTTATGGATACAATAACGCATACGAAATGGCCGTTCAGTGCATCAACAGATTGACCGTCTGTAATCAGgataaaatgtgtaaaaatgtcAATCAAGatgctagccaaaatggcaATCAAAATGGAGGTGCAAATGGCGGCcaaattgcaaaaatgttcaaaggggaaaatatgaaaggaCTAATTGCGTCAGAAAATGACCTCAGCGAACAAGGGGGTGTTGGCTCTTCATCCCTGGAACAacgtaaagaaaaaacaagtaAATTGTTTAACCTAGCAAACAAGCTATTGACAACCCCAATAGACAGTGGAGAAATGAATGGGCTAATTTCCCATcatgaaaataatatatacaacGGAGGTAATAAACATTTCCTTGGAGGGGAGTACAACAATAACACGTACAGTGAATACCTTTCTGACAAGAAGCAGAAAGTGGGACAATCAGATTCAGATGTAGGGAATCCTCGTTCGGATAAGAGCACCCATCCAAATGAATataacaatttttacaaaaatgaaacatcGTTTTTGAGTAAcgattttcattattttaacAATGCAGTAAAGCAGTTAAACAGCACAAACAGTGCGAATGAAAATGATGAGGGTAGTGATTTATTGGCGCGTATCAAAGGCTTAGCCCCTCGCGCATACGGAGCAAGTAACAACAACAACGCGAATgatagtagtagtagtagtcaTTTCAAGTCCGACTTGTACAACGAGTCAAGTTACGCAGCAGTGAACGGTTCCAGCTTTCCCATCCTAGAAGATGATGGAATTACTGGAAGCGATTTTGGTAgtcataaaaatattctcaCAAATAGTAGTAGTAATATGGCAGGCAAGAGCAGTAATGAACAATCAAGTTTAGCCTACTTGAGTAGtatgaaaaagaacaatgATGATAACAGTGCGAAGCTATTGCACCTTCTGAGCACGAGCCTTATAAGCGAGGAAGACCAAAATACTTACCACCTTCTGAGCAACGTACTTAAAAATGGTAACACGAATAATAAATCCATCGAAAGTATTAGCACCACGATGAACCATACCTTGGATGAGGAGGATAATGCAAAAAGGGCAATAGGAGTAGTAAAATGGGACCATCTCGTAAAGAGTCAAGAGTATGGAGCGGTAAACAATAACGAGGATTATAGCAGTAGTAGCCACAACAACATGAACAACGCCTGTAGcggtagtagtagtagtagtaggaagaagaagaatccCTTTCAAGGGAGTATCAGTGGAGGTATAACAGATCCACAAATCTTTGgggcatttttaaaattgagcGGCGAAAAAGATGGAGCATTAGACTCATCCATAAATATGGACGATAATGATCAATCCTTGGAAGACAAACCTGTGCGAAATGGATCACGACACTATGGTGAAGATATCGGAGAGGGCAGCCACATCGATGATAATGACCCCACCAACCGGGAGGAGGAAAACCTCGCCTTTGGgcaatttttccaaagagaaagagaaggatcAGGGCATGccaatgatgatgaagaacatttccaaaatgaagtagaaaaaaaacaaaaaataaatgaacatttAAATTACGAAAATATACTAAACTttaacaaaatgataaagaacctaatgaataataataataataaggttgaggaggatgataaaattattaaagaaatgaacaattTAATAAATATGACTACTACTTCTGTAGGGGATAAAACGGATGAAAACGTAACGGATCCGAACagggaaaatgaacaaagtaGTTATAGTGCTTGTACGATGAACGAACTGCAAAGTGTAATCAGAAGACACGTGGAAGCCTCTATGAATTATGATGATTACATCACAGtgaaagatgaagaagacgatGATGTGATGAAtgtggaggaggaagaacgGGAGGATTCATCTCCTTTAGGGGATACCGAAAGTGAAAACCATGTGCAGTCTGCTCAGAATGATACATCTGTTAATCATACGAGTAGTAATGGCGACGCGGTAACGGACAATCCAGGAAGTGAAGAAGATGCAAACGTAGTTACccaggaggaaggaaaatcgAATGGGGATAATTCAGCTGATCAGGATACGCAAAGAGAAATGGAAGGGGAATGCCTAGAAAAAGATGTGGAAAATATGACCgaacagaaggaagagaacgACAGTGCATCAAGCGATGCCATGACAACAATGCAGAAGGAGGACAACTCaacggaagaaaaacaagtggaggaaaaaaaaacaaagaaaaatcacGAATGTAACGAAATTGCTACCAAGTTATACCCGTGGAAAAAAGGCATACAGTGGAACAAGCAAAGAAATATGTGGGTATGCAAATTATGGGACGAAAGTGGAAACGAAATTACAAAACATATCTACGTGAAGAACAAAGAAGGAGTAGAAATTGGTTATAACTATTGCTCAAAGTTGAGAAtgaattcattttctttttacttaaGTAGTGAATTGAAGAAATTCCCCTCAATTGAAGAAATTTCTCATGACCTCGAAAACCTGTGCTTTGTGGTGAACTACAAggatgaggaaaagaagaggtACTCATTCGAAGGGGGGATATGCAGGGCGTTTGAGGATGCCGTGGAGTATTTGAATAAgcgaaaaggggaggaaaagagcGCAACAGAGCATGCGGAAAAGGATGGCGAACAGCTTGACGATGGTGTTGATGGTGCTGATGGTGTTGATGGTGTTGATGGTGTTGATGGTGTTGATGGTGTTGATGGCGCTGATGGTGCTGATGGTGCTGATCGTGCTGATCGATGTGATGGTCAAAGCCAAACTGGAGCAGAGGACGAGGCCGAAGGGGATAGCCAGGTGAGCGTCAAAAGGGGGACAGGTGAAAATAGCCAAACGGATGACAACAACCAAACGGTTGGCAGCCACAGCCCGTACAACATTGCTGACTTTGTTCAAGACGAAAGGAACCACGCCCAGCTAGACGACACGTTCAAAGAATTGAAATACTTCGAGTGCATCCAAAAATTACCAAGTAGTAATACGTGCGAGCAGACCAAGTTAGCGAACAGCTTGAAACCTTGGGTAAAAGGAATAAtttgggaagagaaaatgagaaaatgggTTGTGTTTTTTAAagacataaataaaaatctaCGAATCAGCTTTTTCAATCCATGTGATTATAATAACGATGTTATACTCTCGTATAAAAAATGCTGTGagtattttcttcaaattaaaaaatccaACAACTTTGATGAAAATAAGGAGGATTTTTCCGAGTCCATTCGAGAGTTCCTTAACAATTTTGAGTTTGACAACACAAACAGTGAGCATCACCTCAATGAAGATAacaatgaggaggaggatttCGATGAACGTGGTACCGGCGAAGATCTAAAACAAAGCAACCAACACAAAACCCTAGATTATTATAGTAAAAATAAGGACCATATAAATTTAGGTGATTGTACTCAGGTGAATACTAACTACCTCAGTAAGATAAGTGAAATGCTGATGTCCATGCGAAAGGGAAATAACAATTGTAATGGAACTACAGGAAATGAACattatgatgatgaggaggaggaacaggAAGATGCAGTTTATAGGCAGGAGTTTCCAGGTTTGGGAAAAATGGctgagaaaagaaaattcctcATGATGAACAGTGGAAGTGAGAGTAACAATTTGAGTTATGCAGACCCAAGGAAGTTAATAAAGTTCGAGTTACCCAACGGAGAGGTTGTTCATTCCTCTCAGAATGGGAATGACataaaggggaagaacaCAGCGGCGCTACTTCAAGCATATAAGTACGCAACAGATCTAGCCAGTCGGAAAGGCAATGGGAAAGACGACTTGCTGCTTACGCACAATAGCGAATTTTTTAACCACATGAATCATACCAATTCTATTGAtaatgaaaatgagaaaacaaggaagaggagaaagGCTAACGCACGAAGCATTGGAAAGGGCAAAAATGGCATTGGAGATATCGCAGAAAATGCTGGTGCAGGTAGCGATAACACAGAAAGTGACGATGCTAATGATCGAAATGATGGAAATCGAAATAGCAGCAATAGTGGTAGTATGCGGAAGGGACTACTAATGGagagcaaaaaatattttgaccTCCGTGAAGGTAGCCACCTACTTAACGGAAATAATGACTATCTGttgaatgaagaagatgcaAGTTACAAAATGGATTACTCCGGATCGGATAGGCAGAAGAAGACAAATCGAACGAATGAATATGGTTATAACACCACATCCGGTACGAACAACAGCAATGCTTATCAGGAGGATGGCGGTGCGACCGCGACTGCAACCACGAAGAGCTCTATCGGTGGAAGAGGCataaaaaacgaagaaaattatgattCGAACTTTCTAGGAGGGAATAGCATGGACTCAAATAGTGATATAATGATGCATGGAAAGAACGGAAATAGTAATCATATAAATTTGTTGAAGCAACAACAGGGAGTTGTGGCGGGAGGAGACATTGCCGCTATGCTAGAGTATGTTAGAAATAATGCCGATAACGCTACTGCAGGTAGTAACATCAGTACGTCTACTACTACCCTGAATACAGACTTGACGCatagtaataatagtaaCGGAAAAGGGGCAGGTCTTCgtaattatgaaaaatacATGTCCAATATGGAGAATAAATCCATTAACAAAACGAATGAGAAACTAGATTCCCTTATTGATAACAACATAAATGTGAGATTGCCCAAAAGTGAAATACTGAACCAAGCTGCCAGCCTGCCAAAGTTGCAAGGAATGTTCTTtgataaaagaagaaactacTGGACTGTAAGTGTATGCGGATTTAGAAAATCTTTTGGAGTTCGAACGAGAGGAGTATACCAAGCATACAAATTAGCAGCCGAATTTCGTAACCGCATCTTAGAAACGAATAAAGGGAAATGCTATCCGCAGAAAAGCTCAAGTATGTCTAGCAACTAcaaatataatttaaaaaataccaGCAATAATGGACTGATTAAAGACGAAAAAAGTAGTTTCACACATGAATCTGCTGCCCACAatatggaggaggaaaatttaaaaaaaaaagccatgTCCTTGTGTAATATGGGTAATGGTAATAATGACAAGGATCTCGTTCCTGGTGGGGGAGATCCACGAGGTATAGCAGGCATAGTAAGTGCTGCCTTCGGTACAAAGGGAAACAACAACCTTGGATACGTTACTTCCAACGTTTATGATTACCTTTGGGATAAGAAGGCGAACGGAATTGGAGGTGCAACGACAAGTAGTTGTAGTGCAGTTTGTGGTGCAGTCTGTACGGGGTTGTGTACCGCAATTGGCGGAAGTAGTACAAATTGCAGCGGAACGTGCGGAGGAATTTGCTCAGGCAACTGTAGTGGAGGTAAGAAGGATCTAACGAACAACAGTAGCACGAACAGCGTAAGCCACGACGATAATTTTTCTAATTTGGAGGATGATAAAACAAACTTCAATGGGAAGAATAATAAGTGCAATGGTGAAAGGAGGCTTCGAGGAAATTATTACCCATCCAAGAATGAAAATGGGATCATGTCAATGATGACGGATTCCAATTTAATGCACCTGTTAAACGAAGGAACAGGACCTACGGCATCCATTTTAGCAGGAGGAGAGACATTCCTTAAAGAGAATAGAACTAGCCAATTGAAGAAACTAAATGGACACAATGCGTCATCTAGCAACAGTGCCATAAGCAACAGCGGTGGCAACCCAGCGAATTATTCCccaacacatatatacgaaGTTGATAATATTAACGGTAATCAGGATTATTACTTGAAGGGGGAGGATGGAAAAAGTGAGTTGAATAAAttagaagatttaaaaaatggaaaaagcaaCAGTAGTAGCAACAATGTTAGTCCAAATATAAATTTCACAAAAAGTGGCATGAACAGTGATGATGGAAGCAAGACGGGTCACGTGAGTTTTGCTGGATTGGACAGCGACGATGGTCCAAATAACAACCTGCATAAAATATCAACCACGTTCGGAGAACAACCCTCACATGAGGAACCCTACGGAAAAAACATCACTCATAATGACCAAGATACTCACACACATAACAGTAAGGCACTGATGGAAGTAGAATTATTAAATAAATTGATATCGCACAACATCGATGAGAACTTGTGCTTCTCTTATTCAAATAATATGGCTTACCCAGGAGACGAAAACTATGAACATGGAAAAGAAGACCTATACAAAACATACAACTTCGATGGGGAAAATAAGTCGTTCAATTTTAGTGGACTGCTAGACGAAACAGTTGAGGAAAGGGATATCCGAATAAACAAAGAGGTTCACAAATGCAAATTTGTCGAAGGACTCATATACGACGAAGCGAACAAGTGTTTCCGAATTAAGATTAATGGGTATAGGAAGGCCTACTCAGTTATAAGGCGAGGTGTTAAAGAGGCCTACAAGTTGAGCATTGAAGCCATTCAACAGATTCGCAGACAGGCACAAGTGGGAGGATTAAATAGTCTGGGTATCGGCCTCAACGGCAACAGCCCAAGCAGTGGAAACCTCATCGGCGGAAAACTGAACAGCACATCTGAGCAGGGACAAATAAACTCCAACAACTTAACGCAGCTTTACAATTCCAGCCCCGAAAACTCCAAACATAGCTCGCTCTATAACTATCAGTACAAGAAAAAGCAGGAAGCGCACAACGATTTCGCAGATGGCATGTTTGAAAACGCACCTGATGTAAGCAATAATGGTTCCACCCAAGTGGACTTGAACAGAGAAGATTCCTTGGGAGAAACGAAAAAG ATCCCAAGAGAGAATAGCACTTCCTTCCCAACCCTGAACATTGACGACAAGTACTACGAGCTGCTAAAAACAGCCATCATAATTTGCCTGAATGACATTTTAATGAATTCCATTCCGAAGTTGTTTCACCTATACAAAAACATCAGTTCCACAACGAACGTAAAAATTGCAGACGTGTTAAATAacgagaagaagaggaaggagcAATCCATCAAGTACCACATAGAATACACCCAGAATTCTATTGGGGTTTCATCCCTTATTCCTTACCTCCGACTGTTCAGCatggaaattttaaataacgTTCTGCCGTCAACTCAGTCCCTCGAAATTCAGAGGCAGATCATCCACTCCCTCGATTTGCAAACCTACAACACGTCATACTGA